Proteins from one Chitinophaga oryzae genomic window:
- a CDS encoding FAD-dependent monooxygenase: MASTKRKKVLISGASIAGLSMAFQMNKAGYQVTIVELAEAPRTGGTAVDFRGPAVGIVKHMGIFEQLKSNALQLERIEFKNSDDVTENSMLPANNKEEQTGDEIEIERTAVINILFNQIKDDVTFIFNDSIATLTETPDHITAAFNNSPAAPFDLVIGCDGTHSNVRKIWFGEEAAYTHFLDAYFSISIINKSLIPPNTMQFYNVPGKAYMLNAYKDKTDIVFCFHADNDIPYDYRNTVQQKQITLDQFAGHGWRTAALLQEIAHSDNFYFDKFCQIKMPSWTKGRVALTGDAAYCASPAAGTGGSLAVQGPAALAEALVKHGENFEAAFAEYNKNLRPFIEAVQADAELNVREHFILRTEEAIRRRNAEGF, from the coding sequence ATGGCATCAACAAAAAGGAAAAAAGTACTCATTTCCGGGGCAAGCATAGCCGGGCTTTCCATGGCTTTCCAGATGAATAAAGCCGGCTACCAGGTAACGATCGTGGAACTGGCGGAAGCCCCGCGGACGGGAGGCACAGCGGTCGACTTCCGCGGGCCCGCAGTGGGCATTGTGAAACACATGGGGATCTTTGAGCAGCTGAAATCAAACGCGCTGCAGCTGGAAAGGATTGAATTTAAAAACAGCGACGACGTAACGGAAAACTCAATGCTGCCGGCAAATAACAAAGAAGAACAAACCGGTGATGAAATAGAAATTGAACGGACCGCCGTAATAAACATCCTGTTTAATCAAATTAAAGATGACGTTACGTTCATATTCAACGACAGCATCGCCACATTAACCGAAACACCGGACCACATCACCGCTGCTTTCAACAACAGCCCCGCAGCACCATTCGACCTTGTGATTGGCTGCGATGGCACCCATTCCAACGTAAGAAAAATATGGTTTGGCGAAGAAGCGGCTTACACTCACTTCCTGGATGCCTATTTTTCTATCTCAATTATCAACAAATCCCTGATACCACCGAATACCATGCAGTTTTACAATGTTCCGGGGAAAGCGTATATGCTAAATGCCTATAAAGACAAAACAGATATCGTTTTCTGCTTTCATGCAGACAACGATATTCCATACGATTATCGCAACACCGTTCAGCAAAAGCAGATCACACTGGACCAGTTTGCCGGGCATGGATGGAGAACGGCAGCACTGCTGCAGGAAATTGCACATTCCGACAACTTTTACTTCGATAAGTTCTGCCAGATAAAAATGCCCTCGTGGACCAAAGGCAGGGTGGCGTTAACCGGCGACGCCGCCTACTGTGCCTCTCCTGCTGCCGGGACCGGCGGTTCGCTGGCAGTGCAGGGCCCTGCCGCACTGGCAGAAGCCTTAGTAAAACATGGTGAAAATTTTGAGGCGGCGTTTGCGGAATACAATAAGAACCTCCGCCCGTTTATTGAAGCAGTGCAGGCCGATGCGGAGCTGAACGTAAGGGAGCATTTTATTCTACGGACAGAAGAAGCGATTCGCAGGAGAAACGCGGAGGGATTTTAA
- a CDS encoding helix-turn-helix domain-containing protein, with product MVILSFCVKATTGQSVSWHIQQRVILEAKRLLRHSTKSVKEIAAELGYDDYPYFSRLFTKITGMSALAFRNKNSG from the coding sequence ATGGTTATTCTTTCTTTCTGCGTTAAAGCCACAACAGGCCAGTCCGTTTCCTGGCATATACAGCAGCGCGTCATATTGGAAGCCAAACGCCTGCTGCGCCATTCCACGAAATCGGTAAAAGAAATTGCCGCCGAATTAGGGTACGATGATTACCCTTATTTTTCGCGGTTGTTTACCAAAATCACCGGCATGTCCGCCCTGGCTTTCCGTAACAAAAACTCCGGTTAG
- a CDS encoding ABC transporter ATP-binding protein, translated as MLQAISLSKEYNSFKALQKLDLEVKPGEVFCLLGQNGAGKTTTINLFLGFTAPTSGRALVNGKDVVPGAVATRRDIAYIPEVVMLYGQMTAMENLDYFSRLAGVTCHKDELAAFLSQCGLQTDAHHRALGGFSKGMRQKVGIAIALAKNAKAILMDEPTSGLDPRATDEFTSLVLQLGKQGKSVLMATHDIFNAVNLGTHIGIMRQGQLVHTVKAADINANDLQQLYLQTI; from the coding sequence ATGCTGCAAGCAATTTCATTATCGAAAGAATACAACTCCTTTAAGGCGCTGCAAAAGCTGGACCTCGAAGTAAAGCCGGGAGAGGTTTTTTGTTTACTAGGACAGAACGGCGCCGGCAAAACCACCACTATCAACCTGTTCCTGGGATTCACCGCCCCCACCTCCGGCCGCGCGCTGGTCAACGGAAAGGACGTCGTTCCCGGCGCAGTGGCTACCCGCAGGGATATTGCCTATATCCCGGAAGTGGTGATGCTGTACGGCCAGATGACGGCCATGGAAAACCTGGATTATTTCAGCCGGCTGGCCGGGGTTACCTGTCATAAAGACGAGCTCGCCGCGTTCCTTTCCCAATGCGGCTTACAGACTGATGCCCATCACCGGGCGCTGGGCGGCTTCAGTAAAGGCATGCGCCAGAAAGTAGGCATCGCCATAGCACTGGCCAAAAATGCAAAAGCTATTTTGATGGACGAGCCCACCAGCGGCCTCGATCCGAGGGCGACGGACGAGTTTACCTCGTTGGTGCTGCAGCTGGGAAAGCAGGGGAAATCGGTGCTCATGGCCACGCACGATATCTTTAATGCCGTCAACTTAGGAACGCACATCGGCATCATGCGCCAGGGGCAGCTGGTACACACGGTAAAAGCCGCCGACATCAACGCCAACGACCTGCAACAACTGTATCTGCAAACTATTTAA
- a CDS encoding ABC transporter permease — MQTILLIAGQTWKTILRNKASFWLTVLLGITLCVATWIGWQHYQTQQQQRLQYSKAVREKWVSKPDKHPHRMAHYGYLVFRDKHPLSFFDFGIESFSGVSIFLEAHKQNTVNFSEAGFSNGTLRFGEMSVAMVLQLLVPLLIFFLGYNAIAGERESGTLKILLCQGVSWRQLMVGKALGIIAVSFTLFLPVIVLTIVLWAMLSQGQITADAALRLLLLLIAYAAYFAICAGITVLVSAVSRSSKGALTILLGSWIFFLVILPRLTQAAGANIYPAPSKIEFAAAIEEDLHKQGDSHNPDDPHYAGMKAAVLKKYNVKDVKELPFNYGGYVMAEGEKISAGIYADHLRRLTRIYQQQNSFTVAASYINPYLSIRNLSMALTAADFATYASFQEQAEQYRYQLAQRMNRLQMEYIGNNKPAVISHDHWAEMPDFRYRFKTAGSVLQEQGATIMALVCWLGLMTVGLLTASKWARTL; from the coding sequence ATGCAGACCATCTTACTGATCGCCGGTCAAACCTGGAAAACCATTCTCCGGAACAAGGCATCGTTCTGGCTGACGGTTTTACTGGGTATTACCTTGTGCGTAGCCACCTGGATAGGCTGGCAGCACTATCAAACGCAGCAACAGCAACGGTTGCAGTACAGCAAAGCGGTACGGGAGAAATGGGTGTCCAAGCCGGATAAACATCCGCATCGCATGGCGCACTACGGCTACCTTGTTTTCCGCGATAAACATCCGCTCAGCTTTTTTGACTTCGGAATAGAAAGTTTTTCCGGCGTCTCCATATTCCTGGAGGCGCATAAGCAGAACACCGTCAATTTCAGCGAAGCTGGTTTCTCCAATGGCACCCTGCGTTTCGGGGAAATGAGCGTAGCGATGGTGCTGCAGTTGCTGGTGCCGCTGCTGATTTTTTTCCTGGGATACAATGCTATCGCCGGTGAGCGGGAGTCCGGCACGCTGAAAATACTTTTATGCCAGGGTGTTAGCTGGCGTCAGCTGATGGTCGGTAAAGCCCTGGGTATTATCGCCGTTAGCTTCACCCTCTTCCTGCCGGTGATCGTACTGACCATCGTGTTATGGGCCATGCTGAGCCAGGGGCAAATTACTGCTGACGCAGCCCTGCGGCTGCTGCTTTTACTGATCGCCTACGCCGCGTACTTCGCCATCTGCGCGGGCATCACGGTATTGGTGTCTGCGGTGAGCCGCAGCTCCAAAGGGGCGTTGACTATTTTACTGGGCAGCTGGATTTTCTTTCTCGTCATCTTGCCGCGGTTGACGCAGGCGGCCGGCGCCAACATCTACCCGGCCCCTTCGAAAATTGAATTTGCGGCGGCCATCGAAGAAGACCTGCACAAACAGGGTGACAGCCACAACCCGGACGATCCGCATTATGCCGGTATGAAAGCGGCGGTGCTGAAAAAGTATAACGTAAAGGACGTGAAAGAGCTTCCGTTTAACTACGGCGGCTATGTGATGGCGGAAGGAGAGAAAATATCTGCGGGCATTTATGCAGATCATTTGCGCCGGCTGACAAGAATTTACCAGCAGCAAAACAGCTTCACCGTAGCGGCCAGTTATATCAATCCTTACCTGTCCATCCGGAACCTGTCGATGGCCTTAACGGCGGCGGATTTTGCCACCTATGCCAGTTTCCAGGAACAGGCCGAACAATACAGGTACCAGCTGGCGCAACGGATGAACAGGTTACAGATGGAATACATCGGCAACAATAAACCGGCGGTCATTAGTCATGACCACTGGGCGGAAATGCCGGACTTCAGATACCGGTTCAAAACGGCGGGGTCAGTATTGCAGGAGCAGGGGGCCACCATCATGGCGCTGGTTTGCTGGCTGGGATTGATGACCGTTGGATTGTTGACTGCCTCCAAATGGGCAAGGACGCTTTAA
- a CDS encoding carbon starvation CstA family protein, protein MDFLNGANALTLVFAALLIFAIAYRFYGIFMANKVLQLNNAHLTPAVEFADGKDYVATNKNVLFGHHFAAIAAAGPLVGPVLAAQFGYLPGTLWILIGCVLAGGVHDMVVLFASVRHKGQSLATIAGKEIGKGTGLIAGVAVLFILILTLAGLSLACISAMHEASWSLFTVIATMPIAIIMGLIMRYRKNSVTFASILGGVLLIAAIVGGHELMKFEALNSLFHWKTGTISIAITVYGFLASILPVWLLLVPRDYLSTYLKIGTIIMLAIGVILVHPTIEMPAITSFVNGGGPVIGGPVLPFIFIVIACGAISGFHAVIATGTTPKMLNNEREILFVGYGAMLVEGFVALMALIAACTLAPGDYFAINTPTDAYAGFLANNPSLHAVELDYFSQKIGVELQGRTGGAVSLAVGMAHIFNKIPFMENVMAYWYNFAIMFEAVFILTAIDAGTRVGRFFLQEMLGSVIPKFNDKNWMPGIIISSLLFTFSWGYLVYTGNVSSIWPLFGISNQLLAACGLIVCTTMLIRMNRKKYALCAAIPGVFMAIITFWAGYEQVKHVYLPKGQYLLAVLAILAMLLMLLVFINTFKRWFKLLKIDTVQTDFYGDQVKELVER, encoded by the coding sequence ATGGATTTTTTAAACGGCGCCAATGCGCTTACCCTCGTCTTTGCGGCGTTGCTCATCTTTGCGATTGCTTACCGGTTCTACGGCATCTTCATGGCCAATAAAGTGCTGCAGCTCAATAATGCGCACCTGACGCCGGCAGTGGAGTTTGCAGACGGAAAAGACTATGTGGCGACGAATAAAAACGTACTGTTTGGGCATCATTTTGCGGCGATAGCAGCGGCCGGGCCGCTGGTAGGACCGGTACTGGCAGCCCAGTTCGGGTACTTGCCGGGCACTTTATGGATTTTGATCGGCTGTGTGCTCGCAGGCGGCGTACATGATATGGTGGTGTTGTTCGCCTCTGTGCGGCATAAAGGGCAAAGCCTGGCCACCATCGCCGGTAAGGAAATCGGCAAAGGCACGGGGCTGATAGCGGGCGTGGCGGTGCTTTTTATCCTGATCCTTACGCTGGCCGGGCTCTCGCTGGCCTGTATCAGCGCCATGCATGAAGCATCCTGGTCTTTATTCACCGTTATCGCCACCATGCCTATCGCTATTATCATGGGCCTGATCATGCGTTACCGGAAAAACAGCGTGACCTTCGCCAGTATCCTGGGAGGAGTCCTGCTTATCGCTGCTATCGTGGGCGGGCATGAACTGATGAAGTTTGAGGCGTTGAACAGCCTGTTTCACTGGAAAACAGGGACCATCTCCATCGCTATTACGGTATACGGATTTCTGGCGTCTATCCTGCCGGTGTGGCTGCTGCTGGTGCCAAGGGATTATTTATCTACCTACCTTAAAATAGGAACGATCATTATGCTGGCGATAGGGGTGATATTAGTACATCCTACCATCGAGATGCCTGCCATCACCAGCTTTGTGAACGGCGGCGGCCCGGTGATCGGCGGACCCGTACTGCCTTTTATCTTCATCGTGATCGCCTGTGGCGCTATCTCCGGTTTCCATGCGGTAATTGCTACCGGTACCACCCCGAAAATGCTGAACAACGAAAGAGAAATACTTTTTGTGGGTTATGGCGCCATGCTGGTAGAAGGTTTTGTAGCGCTGATGGCTCTGATAGCCGCCTGCACACTGGCGCCGGGCGATTATTTCGCGATCAATACGCCTACGGACGCCTATGCCGGTTTCCTGGCTAACAATCCTTCCTTACACGCGGTGGAGCTGGACTACTTCAGCCAGAAAATAGGCGTGGAACTGCAAGGCCGGACCGGCGGGGCAGTGTCGCTGGCGGTGGGAATGGCCCATATTTTTAACAAGATCCCTTTTATGGAGAACGTGATGGCGTACTGGTACAATTTCGCCATCATGTTTGAAGCGGTATTTATCCTCACCGCCATAGACGCCGGCACGAGGGTCGGCAGATTCTTCCTGCAGGAAATGCTGGGCAGCGTGATACCGAAGTTCAACGATAAAAACTGGATGCCGGGTATTATCATCAGCAGCCTGTTGTTTACTTTTTCCTGGGGATACCTGGTGTATACCGGCAACGTAAGCAGTATCTGGCCCTTGTTCGGTATCAGCAACCAGCTGCTGGCTGCCTGCGGCCTGATCGTATGCACTACGATGCTGATCCGCATGAACAGGAAGAAGTATGCCCTGTGCGCCGCCATTCCAGGCGTATTTATGGCCATCATCACCTTCTGGGCCGGATATGAGCAGGTAAAACACGTATATCTTCCCAAAGGGCAGTATTTGCTGGCCGTGCTGGCCATCCTGGCCATGCTGCTGATGCTGCTGGTTTTCATCAATACTTTTAAACGCTGGTTTAAGCTTCTGAAAATAGATACGGTGCAGACAGATTTCTACGGAGATCAGGTAAAGGAACTGGTAGAACGGTAA
- a CDS encoding M14 family metallopeptidase, translating into MRKNIFVAALLLLAGITMSYAQPKPFMFKGQVIPAGTRASFTVPLATGAGDSVRLPFTVLHGTEPGPVLGLIAGVHGYEYTPILALQQLPDLVDVQALRGTVIVLHIANVQAFSGRSIYYNPADGKNLNRSFPGKQDGTVTERIAWFIAHDLFSRCNYVVDNHSGDGNEDLHPYAGYYEYGKQAAASREMAYATGFDWIMPAPANLAKGEQALYCNREAALQEIPSLTLECGRLGKTDAGSVDRITGALLSIMRHLKMQSGEPLKANQPFAITERASVKSEHTGMLKTAAYAGMLVRKGMKLATVTDFTGSVLQEITAPVDGVIVYMLKTPPVNKGEGVFSFGVLPK; encoded by the coding sequence ATGAGAAAAAATATTTTCGTTGCCGCGTTACTGTTGTTAGCAGGTATAACAATGTCATACGCACAGCCTAAACCATTTATGTTCAAAGGACAGGTGATACCTGCCGGTACGCGGGCTTCGTTTACAGTGCCGTTGGCCACCGGCGCCGGTGACAGTGTACGGCTGCCGTTCACCGTTCTCCACGGCACGGAGCCGGGGCCGGTATTAGGATTGATTGCCGGTGTGCACGGGTATGAATACACGCCGATACTGGCCTTACAACAGTTGCCGGACCTGGTGGACGTGCAGGCGTTGCGGGGAACGGTGATCGTGCTGCATATTGCCAATGTGCAGGCGTTCAGCGGCAGAAGTATTTACTATAATCCGGCAGACGGGAAAAACCTGAACAGGTCTTTCCCCGGCAAACAGGACGGGACTGTCACCGAACGCATCGCCTGGTTTATTGCGCATGACCTGTTCAGCAGGTGTAATTATGTGGTCGACAATCATTCCGGCGATGGCAATGAAGACCTGCATCCGTATGCCGGTTATTATGAATATGGGAAACAGGCCGCTGCTTCCCGTGAGATGGCGTATGCCACGGGATTTGACTGGATCATGCCGGCGCCGGCGAACCTGGCCAAAGGGGAACAGGCGCTGTATTGCAACCGGGAGGCTGCGCTGCAGGAGATCCCGTCACTGACGCTGGAATGTGGCCGGCTGGGAAAAACGGACGCCGGAAGCGTGGACAGGATAACAGGCGCTTTGCTGAGTATTATGCGGCATTTGAAAATGCAGTCCGGCGAACCGCTGAAAGCGAACCAGCCATTTGCCATTACCGAACGGGCCAGCGTGAAGAGTGAACATACCGGTATGCTTAAAACGGCTGCCTATGCCGGCATGCTGGTGCGCAAAGGCATGAAGCTGGCCACGGTGACGGACTTTACAGGGAGCGTATTGCAGGAGATAACAGCGCCGGTAGATGGTGTGATCGTGTACATGCTGAAAACGCCGCCGGTGAATAAAGGGGAGGGGGTATTCAGTTTTGGGGTGCTGCCAAAATGA
- a CDS encoding DUF3526 domain-containing protein, whose product MKRLYQFECILFFRTQAAWWGVLILLLSGAAGLYLGKSFIDKQRSVIQKAAVLQPENTQRNLRYFGNELGLMLYHNKYTLVNQPDPWAAFATGQRDINPVMLTVSMLGLQGQMYDTDLNNPVSLLYGNIDLAFVFVFLFPLVIIAFTYNVLSAEQESGVWRIIHAQADNPQRLIRRKLLVRAVVVLGVALVLLLSAVVYLRLPLDGRLLWVSVLLVSYLLFWFALSCWVISWGRSSGFNLAALVACWVLLNMLAPALVNIWTSWRYPVPEAMETAMRQREGYHEKWDMDKSVTMDKFFAHYPQFRKYPFDSSQDFSWYWYYGMQQMGDDEAAASTKAMREKLQQRQRFSNAAALMLPGIQTTLRLNQVAGTDLQQYLQFQSALQQLHEEVRMYFYPMVFSDGKAAQADWNKFALRYFEAHDQRPDWRQASILLLAIVLWAMAARNFRQTLKQPL is encoded by the coding sequence ATGAAAAGACTATATCAGTTTGAATGTATACTTTTTTTCAGGACCCAGGCGGCATGGTGGGGAGTGCTGATCCTATTGCTGAGTGGCGCGGCGGGATTGTATCTCGGTAAATCCTTTATCGACAAACAACGATCGGTGATACAAAAAGCGGCAGTGCTGCAACCGGAGAATACCCAACGCAATCTCCGTTATTTCGGGAACGAACTGGGGCTGATGTTATACCATAACAAGTATACGCTGGTGAACCAGCCAGACCCCTGGGCGGCTTTTGCCACGGGGCAGCGGGATATTAACCCGGTGATGCTTACCGTGAGTATGCTGGGTTTGCAGGGGCAGATGTATGATACGGACCTGAACAATCCTGTCAGCCTGCTGTATGGAAATATAGACCTGGCGTTCGTATTCGTTTTCCTGTTTCCCCTGGTGATCATCGCTTTTACCTACAACGTATTATCGGCAGAGCAGGAATCGGGCGTGTGGCGCATCATCCATGCGCAGGCGGACAATCCGCAGCGGCTGATACGACGTAAGCTGCTGGTAAGGGCAGTGGTGGTGCTGGGCGTGGCCCTGGTGCTGCTGTTGTCGGCAGTAGTGTATTTACGCCTGCCGCTGGACGGCCGTTTGTTGTGGGTATCTGTTTTGTTGGTTAGTTACCTGTTGTTCTGGTTTGCCTTATCCTGCTGGGTTATCTCCTGGGGGAGATCATCGGGCTTTAACCTGGCAGCACTGGTCGCCTGCTGGGTGTTGCTGAATATGCTGGCGCCCGCGCTTGTCAATATCTGGACCAGCTGGCGTTATCCCGTGCCCGAAGCCATGGAAACGGCGATGCGGCAGCGGGAAGGCTATCATGAAAAGTGGGACATGGATAAGTCGGTAACGATGGATAAGTTTTTCGCACATTATCCTCAGTTCAGGAAGTACCCGTTTGATTCCTCTCAGGACTTCAGCTGGTATTGGTATTACGGGATGCAGCAGATGGGTGATGACGAAGCTGCGGCAAGTACAAAAGCCATGCGCGAAAAGCTGCAGCAACGGCAACGCTTCAGCAACGCCGCAGCCCTAATGCTGCCCGGTATCCAGACAACGCTGCGGCTGAACCAGGTGGCAGGTACCGATCTGCAGCAGTATCTTCAATTCCAGTCGGCATTGCAGCAGTTGCATGAAGAGGTAAGGATGTATTTCTATCCGATGGTATTCAGCGATGGTAAAGCCGCACAGGCGGACTGGAACAAATTTGCCCTCCGTTATTTTGAAGCACATGACCAGCGCCCCGACTGGCGACAGGCTTCCATCCTGTTGCTGGCGATAGTCCTGTGGGCCATGGCTGCCAGGAATTTCAGGCAAACATTAAAACAACCTTTATGA
- a CDS encoding TonB-dependent siderophore receptor: MKIFTLPYQYKLTGLCCAGFLSVVSAYAQQPADTTIVPASKEELQTVEVMGTRTRKYFSDYSFSATKIATLNKNIPQAISTVSKELIADRQAFTLTDAVKTVTGVSQSSFYNQFAIRGISQNEEGTIINGMRTRQYFFTQPLTNHLERVEVIKGPASAMFSSVDPGGSINLVTKKPLKESRREVSISAGSFSTIRGALDFTGPLNKEKTLLYRLNVGYEDSKSFRDMQYRKALLVAPSFSYVPAAGTSLNVEMVMTNNNTRLDRGQAIFGAIAGKTDLNSTGINFNMGSSNDHFNTRDLMLMANFAHSFSEKVGFNVAYMKQTWDEDLQEHRTTNAFAVDENGAAIPTLAGMRAVIRQQRWNTDNLSIYFTVKQNTGPLEHKLVLGYDRINTRKFRGGGENSAAGYRLKDGTIASRYDPAKKDLYLLRTVNGVTMPVPNVPHFDLARPGYFVANLNEYIFAKNEIPPAYYLVNGVWLQDQVRYGKLLLTLGLRQEWYEDFNQYKQVNQTKISHQQLIPRVGLTWEATSHINVYGTYLRGYQPQGNTATLVVVPPPAGANFKPLESDLKEIGVKSGWLNDKLQINMAAFEINQKNLLMNANDPVDVNKLIERGAQRSRGIEVEASGYVMDNWQFNAGYSYIDAVITDDNDPKLKGTRVQNTPQHAAALWTRYNMRGVKILQGIGIGAGVQYSGSKLPWYTRDFIIPGYTVADVALYYTPPQSKVQLAVNVNNIFDQTYWVGAQNYLRLFPGTPRNVMFNVTYKF, from the coding sequence GTGAAGATTTTCACACTGCCATACCAGTATAAACTGACCGGTTTATGCTGCGCGGGATTTTTGTCCGTAGTGTCTGCCTACGCGCAGCAACCGGCAGACACTACTATTGTCCCTGCTTCAAAAGAAGAACTGCAGACAGTAGAAGTAATGGGCACCCGCACCCGTAAATATTTCAGCGATTATTCTTTCTCCGCTACCAAAATCGCCACATTAAATAAAAACATCCCGCAGGCTATCTCCACCGTATCGAAGGAGTTAATAGCCGACCGACAGGCCTTTACGCTGACGGATGCGGTTAAAACGGTGACAGGCGTTTCACAAAGCAGCTTCTATAACCAGTTTGCCATCCGCGGCATCAGTCAGAATGAAGAAGGCACCATCATCAACGGGATGCGTACCCGCCAGTACTTTTTTACCCAGCCGCTGACCAATCACCTGGAACGCGTGGAGGTCATTAAAGGCCCCGCCAGTGCTATGTTTTCCAGCGTCGACCCCGGCGGCAGCATCAACCTGGTGACAAAAAAGCCACTGAAAGAAAGCCGCAGAGAAGTCAGCATTTCGGCGGGCAGCTTCAGCACCATTCGCGGCGCACTGGACTTCACCGGCCCGCTGAACAAAGAAAAGACCTTACTGTACCGGCTCAACGTAGGTTATGAAGACAGCAAGAGCTTCCGTGACATGCAGTACCGCAAAGCGCTGCTGGTAGCACCTTCCTTTTCTTATGTGCCTGCCGCAGGCACCAGCCTGAACGTGGAGATGGTGATGACGAATAACAATACCCGTCTCGACAGGGGGCAGGCCATCTTCGGCGCTATCGCCGGTAAAACGGACCTGAACAGCACCGGCATCAATTTTAACATGGGCAGCAGCAACGATCACTTCAATACCCGCGACCTGATGCTGATGGCCAATTTCGCCCATTCCTTCTCAGAGAAGGTTGGTTTCAACGTCGCCTATATGAAACAAACCTGGGATGAAGACTTACAGGAACACCGTACCACCAATGCATTTGCCGTGGATGAAAACGGCGCCGCCATTCCAACGCTCGCAGGTATGCGCGCTGTCATCCGGCAGCAACGCTGGAATACGGACAATCTCAGTATATACTTCACCGTTAAACAAAATACAGGTCCGCTGGAGCATAAGCTGGTACTGGGCTATGACAGGATCAATACCCGTAAATTCAGGGGCGGCGGCGAAAACAGCGCTGCCGGCTACCGCCTGAAAGACGGTACCATCGCTTCCAGGTACGATCCCGCCAAAAAGGACCTGTACCTTCTCAGAACCGTCAACGGCGTGACCATGCCGGTGCCCAACGTACCGCATTTTGACCTCGCCCGACCGGGTTATTTCGTGGCTAATCTGAATGAATACATCTTTGCCAAAAATGAGATCCCGCCGGCTTACTACCTTGTCAACGGCGTGTGGTTACAGGACCAGGTCCGGTACGGCAAACTGTTGCTGACCCTCGGGCTGCGGCAGGAATGGTATGAAGACTTCAACCAGTACAAACAGGTTAACCAGACGAAGATATCCCATCAGCAGTTGATCCCCCGTGTAGGCCTTACCTGGGAAGCCACTTCCCATATCAATGTTTATGGCACTTATCTGCGCGGCTATCAGCCGCAGGGGAACACTGCTACGCTGGTAGTAGTGCCGCCGCCTGCCGGCGCCAACTTCAAACCGCTGGAAAGCGATCTGAAGGAGATCGGTGTTAAATCCGGCTGGCTGAATGATAAACTGCAAATAAACATGGCCGCCTTTGAAATCAATCAGAAAAATCTGCTGATGAATGCCAACGACCCGGTGGATGTGAATAAGCTGATAGAACGCGGAGCGCAACGCAGCCGCGGTATTGAAGTGGAGGCATCCGGTTATGTGATGGACAACTGGCAGTTCAACGCCGGCTACAGTTACATCGATGCCGTGATCACCGACGACAACGACCCCAAACTGAAAGGCACCCGCGTGCAGAATACGCCGCAACATGCCGCCGCCCTCTGGACCCGTTACAACATGCGGGGCGTCAAAATACTGCAGGGCATAGGAATCGGGGCCGGCGTGCAATACAGCGGGTCCAAACTACCCTGGTATACGCGCGATTTCATAATTCCCGGCTACACCGTGGCAGACGTGGCCCTTTATTACACCCCGCCGCAGTCTAAAGTACAGCTGGCGGTCAACGTGAATAATATTTTCGATCAGACGTATTGGGTGGGCGCACAGAATTACCTGCGCCTGTTTCCCGGTACGCCCAGAAATGTGATGTTTAACGTAACCTATAAATTCTGA